The following is a genomic window from Bacteroidia bacterium.
TACTTTCGGAACTGCGGCTCGTGGCAACATTGGGAAATGCAAGTTCAACGCCCTTGATCATCGAGACATTTCACTGGAACAACAGCGGCGTCGTGGTCACACGTATTGACGGAAGATTCGACATGCCGGTGTGCGAGCAGGGCGGAGAGCGGCTCTTTGGAGGTGAAGGACGTTTGCGGCTTGCTCAAAACCATCCCAATCCGTTCAACAGCCATACGATTATCGAGTACGAAGTCATCGAGCGAGGCCATACGCAGATCTACGTACTGGATATGCTCGGCCGCCGAGTCGCTACGCTCCTGGATGACAGCATAGAGCCAGGCGCATATCGCGTGGCTTTCGACGCCCGGAACCTGCCCTCCGGTCTTTACTGGACTGTGTTGCACACGCCCGGGCAAGTCGTGACACGGGCTATACGTCTGTTGAAGTAACGCTGCTGTTTCAGGGGATTTGGTTTTTCTCGCGGCTATTGCGGCGATAAAAGAAACGCAAGGGTTCGAAACCGAATGCACGCGGCGCGTGATGCGGGAGCGATACCGTTCCCAGCTCCCATCGCGATCACGATATCCGTTCTGGGTCATCTGCTGCTGTCTCGCTCTTTGTTTCTTGAGCGGAGTCGAACGGAAATAATTTCGTGGCGCAGTCAGCGAACGGAGGATTTCGCCATCGCAAGGATTTTTTTCCATTCGGCCGGGCGGACCGGCTGCACCGAGAGGCGGCTGCCTTTACGGAGTAATTCCATATCCGCGAGTTCGGGGATATCGCGCAAGGACTCCAGAGGGAGCGGCGAGCGGAACTTTTCCACAAAAGAAATGTCGACCATGAACCAGCGTGGGGATTTGACTGTGGCCCTCGGATCGAATTTTGCGTGACCGGTTTCGAATTGCGTGTGATCGGGATAACCGGCCTGTGTCACGCCGGCAATCCCCACAATGGCGGGTGGATCCCCATTGCTGTGGTAGAACAACACACCGTCACCCACCTTTACCTCGTCTCGCAGCATATTGCGTGCCTGATAGTTCCGTACACCGTCCCAGCATGTGTTTCCGTCGCGCTGCAGATCGTCGATGCTGTAGGATTCCGCCTCGGTTTTAAATAGCCAAAAACACTGATTCTTCATACTGTGCCCCATGAGAAATTGCCCATACAACAACCTACGCGCTTCAGGCAAGATTAGAAAATGGAACAACGTTGCTCCACGACGGGTGCAAAAAAAATGTGCCCGATGAAAACAATGATTTCCTGAAACACCAACATCAGGCACTGCTCCGGAGCGGCGATGTTGGAACACTCATCCTGCCCGCGGCCGAAAGCCCAGTATCCAAACCTCTCAGCCGAAGGCCCCCGGTCCGTTGTTCGCTTTCTCTGATTATACCGTCACCCTCTCGGTGATTACAGAAGGTTTGACGTCATTTGTCCGCATACTGCGGGGGTAATTCACGGCGGATAATTCACCTTCCGAGTTCATTTGATTCACCCTGTTCATTGAGTATTTTACTCTATTGGACTCTTGCAGCGAATTTCATGCTCGCGTTAAACACCTCAGCACCTGACTTCACCTTACCCGATCACGACGGCACCCCGTCGCATGGAGAAATTTTCGTGTCAGGACCGTTGTTCCCGTTTTCCAACCCAAGGACGCTTCCCCTGTGTGCAACAGGCAATTGAACGATTCTGAATCGCCATTTACGGATTTTTGTGCCGATGCTGCGCAACGTCCCGCCATGATCGCCAACAGCGCCGGAGAACATCGGACTTTCCGTACACTCCGTGGTCCTTGTTTTTTCGTGCTTGCTGCCGATGCCTGTGTCACCGGACGAGTGAGCAAAGAACGCACATTTCTGCCAGTATCGGAACTGGCGTTGTCTCCCAAAGCCAGGGATGTACTCCTTCGCTGCACGAACGGCGCTTTCATGCTAGCGGAGCTCGCTCTGGACCGAATTTCGGAGGTACTGCCGGCATGATACGCGCTTTGATCAGCGACCTCGGGAATGTGCTGCTGCATTTCGACCACCGCATTATCCGCAGGCGCCTGGAAGAATTGTATCCCGGAGTCTTGCGTGAGCAGGGATCCAAGGGTGCCTTTTGGTCTCTTGTCGGGGATTTCGAAACCGGGGAAGTGGACGCCGACGAATTTCTTCCTCTCCTTGCCGCCGTGCTGAACCTGCCTGACGGTTTGGACAAAGCCCGGTTTTTCGAGGTGTGGGGAGACATATTCTGGCTTAATCGCGAGTATTTCGATCTACTCACCGAGGTTCGCGGGCGTGTAAAGCTGGTCATGCTTTCCAACACGAATCCACTCCATATAGACTTCGCGCGCGCGCGTTTTCCCGAGGCATTCGCGCTCTTTGATCACACTGTTTTCTCCTATGAATGCGGCTTCGCAAAGCCCGATCCGCGTATCTTTCAGAATGCGCTGACTGCGTGCGGCATTGCTCCGGAGGAAGCGTTGTACGTGGACGACATCGCTGCGTATACCACCGCCGCGGGCGCACTCGGCATGCACGCATATCAATACGTCTCCACAGACGCTTTGCGGGATGTGCTGAACATCTACGAACTCCACGTCACGGCACCCAATCATGCGGATATCACCGGTCACTAAAGGAATAGACATGAAACAATTCTCGCTCTTCGTTCTCCTTTTGCTCTGCGGAGCGATGCTCACCAGCAGTGCGCAGGATCTCACTTCGGTGAACTTCCACCTCAAAGACATCAATGGCAAGGACCAGTCCTTCCAGAAGTACCTCGACAAGGTAAAGGCCGGCGGCGAAAAAGGAGCCATTCTGCTCAGTTTCTGGGCGATGTGGTGTGAACCCTGCAAGCAGGAAATGAAATCGCTCGTCGAGACCTACAACAAGCTCAAGGACAAGAATTTCCATTACATCGCCATCAACCTCGATAATCCACGCAGTCTCGCGAAGGTGAAAGCGTATGTCACTTCCCAAAAGCTTCCCTACGAGTTTTGGATGGACCCGAACAGCGAGGCCTTCAAGAAGCTGAATGGTCAAAGCATGCCCTATTCATTGCTGGTCGACCGCGACGGAAAGCTCATCGCGAAGCATACGGGCTTCATCCCGGGCGATGAGAAGAAGCTCGAAGATGAAATCCGATCCATTGTGGAGTAGCGTATGAAACGTCTGCTTCTCGTCTTCGCCATCACGGTGCTTTGTGCCACCGCTCTCCGTGCGCAGGTACAATACTCCGTCTCGAACTATATGCGCTACGGCAACGGAACGCAGGTGGTGGGCGGTGTCAATACCGCGAAAGAGTACATCGAAAATCAGGCCAGTGTACGCCTGTTTTGGGACGATTTTACAGTCGGCTTCGAGCATCTCTACGACGATCCCCCCGAGTTCGGGCCGCGTTTCAACGGAATCCGGAAGCGGTATGTGGAATTCTCCCGT
Proteins encoded in this region:
- a CDS encoding HAD family phosphatase, with the protein product MIRALISDLGNVLLHFDHRIIRRRLEELYPGVLREQGSKGAFWSLVGDFETGEVDADEFLPLLAAVLNLPDGLDKARFFEVWGDIFWLNREYFDLLTEVRGRVKLVMLSNTNPLHIDFARARFPEAFALFDHTVFSYECGFAKPDPRIFQNALTACGIAPEEALYVDDIAAYTTAAGALGMHAYQYVSTDALRDVLNIYELHVTAPNHADITGH
- a CDS encoding EVE domain-containing protein, coding for MKNQCFWLFKTEAESYSIDDLQRDGNTCWDGVRNYQARNMLRDEVKVGDGVLFYHSNGDPPAIVGIAGVTQAGYPDHTQFETGHAKFDPRATVKSPRWFMVDISFVEKFRSPLPLESLRDIPELADMELLRKGSRLSVQPVRPAEWKKILAMAKSSVR
- a CDS encoding TlpA family protein disulfide reductase, whose amino-acid sequence is MKQFSLFVLLLLCGAMLTSSAQDLTSVNFHLKDINGKDQSFQKYLDKVKAGGEKGAILLSFWAMWCEPCKQEMKSLVETYNKLKDKNFHYIAINLDNPRSLAKVKAYVTSQKLPYEFWMDPNSEAFKKLNGQSMPYSLLVDRDGKLIAKHTGFIPGDEKKLEDEIRSIVE